Genomic DNA from Fusarium keratoplasticum isolate Fu6.1 chromosome 2, whole genome shotgun sequence:
GCggcaagagaaagagatcACTATTAACAGCATAAAAAAGAAGGCATTATAGGCTTAGTAATTAAAGCATATAAGGaaagatattaagtattattttatagagacataataattaactatatattaaatacttacCTAAAAGCCTAAcccttttataataaatatataattattataagaagtctataaagctatttataatactagTTTTACCTTAAAACCCCTTAGCGCGATAGATTAAACCACTCTCGcaagaaataataataatattactttcTAGCTTAAATTAGCTCTTActaaggaaaaaaaagaaaaaaaagaaaaaaaaaataataataaactcCCTCTATTTAAGCCTCTATTATAAATGCCCTTATCGCCGCTAATTATACCCTTACCGCTATAGCTATTATCTTTACTACCTGAACTCCCCTCTATACTATGCCTAATATAGCCTTAATACTATATATTAGGGATATAAAGGATTATAAGTATTATCACGCGAGTAAGGGCTATATAAGAAGCTAGCCTAAAGGGCTAAAAATATACTCTTATAGctaaatttatataaggaATTATCTAAGAAAGTAATAGCCTTAAAGGCTTAAGTAGTAGcttttattatagctattattaatattactaatattattatattaggcATCACTAGTAGCTTTAACTTACTCTTTTATACCTTTATAAATCACTCTAGATAACTTCTAAAACTAAGAGACTAAAAAAGGCGGCTTTTCAAGGGGGAAAATAAGGCCCCATAGtatcttataattttatagcTATCTCATAATTTTATAGCCAACCTAGCTTGCTAGGTTGGCtcgcctgggccttggcccacatgagccaacgggtaTATTTATTACCCTTCACTCTTTAGTTGCGCCCGACTTAGTCCTTTCAAGACACGCAGAGGCTATCTGCTGGTTCACCCAGTATGAGCTGGAAAGCAAGGCGAGTCCTCACAAACGACCACCGAGGAACTGATAGAAGGCATGATCGAGTTCCATAATCTACCTTTTCTCGCTGCTAATCTAACTAACTCCTAGCTTTAAAGTGGTACGCAAATGAAAGCTAAAAGCAGCCCATTCTTGAGCAACATTGTCCTCGGTTTTCCCATTCCGCGTCGAAGATTTCTTCTTACCAACTTGTCCAATCTTGGGTAGCTCAAAGAGGTCGAAAGACGTTGGCTGGGACGTCACCAGAACCTTGAGTACGTCGTCACATGTCCTAAAACCCCTGTCCCTGATTTCGTTTGGTACCTCTGTCCTTAGTTTCTTGGAGAATCGACCTGAGAATCCTCGATTTTGGTCCACAGGCGGCAGCGTTTCGAAGCTTCCACGCAAGATGTTCTCGATCTGCCACGAAGGGCCAAGGTCAAAGACGTGAAGGTAGAGATCCTTTGTACCCCTATTTTCTGCCTTCACCTCAAACATGTACCCCCTGGTGCCGTCTTGCTCGATATCTATGACGCTGCCTGGGCCGAAAGCGTTACCCAtcctggtggtgatgttgacgtCGATGGAGGAGCGAAAGTCATCAGCGGTAGAGGCATTCGAAATGTTCTTGACGAATTCGTATTTTGCCAAATGTGCCAAAACGGCGAGAATGTCATCCGGGCTGGTGGAGTCTTGTCGCATAATAGGCAAATGCCTTACTTCTAGGCCGGGGCTGCCCGATATCTTGTACTCGCCGTCAATCGCCGTGACGGAAAATGATAAAGAGTGACCATTCGTGCTGCCATGGTCTAGAAAAGAGCGCTTGTAAAGGATCGATAGTCCCTCGTCCCTATTAACAACGTCTGGGTCGAAGGTTACCGCATAATCCTGGAGGTGGCGGCGAGTTTGAGGTTCTGCAATCAAGTACTCCTGACCCGGCGAGGTAAGAGCTTGCTCCAAAACCAACGCCGATGTCAGTGGCTGTATCTGCGTAGCAGTAGCAACCGTGGTGTTGTTTTGAGATTCTGCAGCTTGGTTGGCTTCTCTCGAGGGGTACAGAATGAAGTCGTCGCCCTCTGCAATTCCATGTGCCCGACCAGCCTGAAGGATAAGATGGTTTCCTGTTTGTACAACTGGAATAGTTGGTGAGTTTGCCGAGTTATCCTGGCCGAAAAATCCCTGATCTTTGTTTCCGTACAGCGCAGGGTTCTGTTTGAGGGGGCTTGCTCGAAACCTGGAGCAGAGGCGGTAGTAGATATCTTTGTGTCGCTTGCCCAGTCCCGTTTCTTGTAGAGTCAGATATAAAAACCGAGACAGTGCACCGTGATGGTTCCCGTCTTGTACAATTTCAGTAGCCTCCTCGTGGGGGCCACACGCGGCGAGAACTGCGTAGCCGTTGGGATTCATCATCCAAGAGGGCAGCATGGACACATCTCGAAACTTCGAGACGGGAGGTTCATCGCCGGGATCGGTGCCGGATGTTTCGACTGGCGAGTTCGACGCGAAATATGAACTCGGAGGCGTGAATCTGACATTGGTATGGCCAATGCGGTAGAAACTCGCAGCAAAGCAGCAATCGAGGACCAAGGTGAGAATGAGTCCTTTTTCCACCATAGCATTGAGCGCCCGTGCTAGTCTGTGGCCACTGAGAGGCTTCTCAGCGTCCCTATTCTCCCCGCCGAGAAGAGCTAGAGCCAGATCTCCAGCAGACGGGTTTGAAAACTCGCTGCTGGCCTCGAACCGCGTTCCATGTCCTGAGTAATGGATGTAGACATGATCACCCTTTTGTGCTCGAAAGGTAGTTTCTCGCAGTTCCCGAGTTACGTTGTCGTATGTGGGCCAGAACTTGGGGTCTCCCTTGAGGTGAGGGCCGTCGCCACAATTCCAAGTTGCTGTGAAGGTGTGAATGTTGTCGATGGGAATCATGGGATTGCGCTGACTTTCTAGCAATTCCTTGATGTGCTGAATGTCGCGCACGCAACCTCTCAAAGGCCTATCAATGTATGCGTCAATGCCAATTAAGATAGCATGATAGTTTGGGGGTTTCGGTTGTTCTTCGTCCATGGTACTAAGCAGAGCTGGTTTTGAGATGAAACATTTGTTTGGCCTGTATCGAGGCGGCTCGGGAGCAAACAACTGTCTGGATATTTCAGTGCATTCACTTTTTGAGCCGAGGTAGTTCGCCATGGGAAGCCAAGGCGCCTACATGCACTGTCTCTAAGCACCTCGTGTTGCCTCGTTTTAGCAAATGCATATCAGGCCGCATGGtgggcttctcgacgaccCAACACCACCTTGAACCCCGCCTTGGATACAGCCTGGTTTTTGTCTGCAAATCTGCCCAACCTGTTGTTTTCAGACCTTCAGACGGTGCTCTCGGCAGGGAAAGGGTAAGGAGTTAAAGCTAGCTCTGTCGCTCGAATCTAGGTACAGGACTCCAAATCGTCCACATTTATGAGCTCATTGTTCCGAAACGGCGTCCCATTCTCATAACTCAGTGTACACTTTCCATTCACCGGCGCGGTCGCAACTACGTACGGGCCCTCACGGCTCCCGTCGACCTTGAGTAGATAAACTCCCTCGCCGACAGTAAAAACCGGCTTCTGTTCATAGGAGGTTAAAGTCGGAAGCGATGTGTTGAAATGAATGATTGCCTACCTGAGTGTAGGCCTCAACACGTGGCCTCTTCCCGGCCTCAGTGAAGTCGAATGGGTTTTTAGTTCTGCGGAAGACCATGATTAGAGTGACGCTAGGTAGTCGGGTTAGATAACTTACTCTTCGTTATTGGACATTACGACTGAGACAATGGATAGAGATTCCCATGAGAAAGCAAAAGGATAATGGGTCACAGGTAACAGGGCGACATCATTTGCATAAAAGCTGGTGATGTTCTCACGTGCTGTCGGTGACAGGGTTTCCGGAGGAAACAAACAATTTGGTGCCTGTATCAATGTGACAACGTCCAAGCGATGCCCAACACGTCATCTCTTGCATCGGATGTCTCAGGTTGGTGGCTGGCTCTTGTGTAGCGCCAGGTCCTGGAGTCTCATCACATTGCTGATAAGAGGATAAATAACCGAACCCGGCGTTTCCGGCCCCTGAGGCCTTCACACCAGCTGCAGCCACGACGCCAGGAAACGGGGCAGACTTGTCACGTTGCCAGTATGACCACCAATCATGTGTTTCCTTTCAAGCTCGGATGTTGCCTTGGCTTGAATGCGTCGGTGGGCAGCTGCCTGATGGCGTCTTTACACGGATCACGAAGTGCCTTTTGTGATATGACTCCCCGGAGCTCCAGCTTATCAGGTTGACCAGAGGTAACATCCTTAGAGAGGCAAAATTTGCTTGGCTTTCCATACCTGGGCACAACAATCTGCGGCGCTGTGGTGGACCGCACGACCAAGGACAAACCCCAATCATTACCTACTGAGGAGTATGGGAAGCTTTACGGAGCATCTTTTTCCTGATTCATTCTGACAATCAATCTTTCATTGTGAAAATCCACTCAAACAATGGCAAGTGAGGGAGGAATAGAGCCGCTTGAGGCGAAAAGTGTCAGCCCAACCACCCAAGGTCGCTCAACGATGCAGGAAAGCAGCACAGTCGCTGATCTGGAGGTGGAAATATCGAAGCGTATGGCTGATGTCGCGATGACATTGCGGGATCTCTATCGCTACACCAAGGCAGGGTCTGATCTCAACGAGGCTGCGGAAATGGCAAGGAAAGCCATTCGCAGGACCTCGCATGGAAGCCCTCATCGGCCCCAGGTTTTGCGGGACCTCGCCATGATACTCGACGACCAATTCTCCCTGGCTGGAACCCTCACGACGTTTGAGGAGGTGATCGAAGTCTCGCGTCAGGTCGTGCAAGCAGCCCCAAAGGGTCATCCAGCTCGATTGCAATATTTGGATGAGCTTTCGCAACGACTGTTTGATGAGTCTATTCGTCATCCCGAGAGGGATGATTACAAGGTGGAATGTCTCGAAGTCACTCAGACCTTGATTGAAGAAACCCCAGAAGATGACCCAGAACGACCTCATCATTTGGTTCATCTGGCATTGGTTCTTGGGAATATGTACCGACAGACGAGAGCGATACAGAATCTCGAGCAGGGCATTGATCTCATGCAGCAGGCCTTCAGAAAATTACCAGGGCGTCGTTCTGACTATCCACGGTATTTACATATATCAGCCAAGATGCTCCAGGATCAGTATCTCCATGCCAAGGGGACACTGAGCCATACAGAAGCTCTCAGGGTTACTAGAGAGGCAGTGGATGCAGTCCCAGAAGATAACCCCAGGAGGGCTATGCATTTATACTACCTTGGACTCATGTTGAAGCACATGTACTACTTCATGAGGCAAAGAAGTgacctcgaggaggccatcgtGGTCCTTCAGCAGGCGATGGCAATCCCTCAAGATCACGATGAAGAATGGGTCAACCAGGTTACTGATCTAGGAAACTGCCTACAGACACGGTTTATGCTCACAAACTCGGTTCAAGACCTGGGCGAGGCTCTTGCGCTGGCCAGAAACGCGGTCGAGTGTACTCCCCAGGATTCCGCAGAGCTAGGAAGCATTGTTTGCGACTTGGCAGCTCGCCTCGAGATGAGACATGAGATGACGGGGTCACTCCCCGATCTTGACGAGTCCATTGAAATCCTCAGAAGCTTTCTCCAATCAACATCAGGCCACACCACATCACGAGGGGAGTTGCTACAAGCACTGGGAAATAGAATCGGGTCACGCTATGATCTCTCGGGCAGCATGGCCGACCTCGAAGAAAGTATCAAGCTCTCTAGGCAGGCGATTGATGAGACTCCCAGCACAAATCCAAGGTGGATATTTTGTCTCAGCAGCTTAGCCACTGGAACTTATACAAGATATCTTCGTACGGGGGCAATGGCGGACCTTGATGAGGCCATCGAAATTATGTCAACAGTGGCTGGGAGATCCCAAGACGCGCCTGACTGTCGGAATTTCTTTGCTTACAACCTCGGGAAATATCTGCAGGCCAGATACAGGAGGTCGAGAGACTCCTCTGACATTGAAAGGGCTATTGAACTAGCCAGACAGCTGGTCCAGGCACCCGTGCATCCGCTCGATCACTCTCAACGTCAAGAATACCTGGAACAACTATCGGGTGCTTTGAGTCTTCGTGCCGAGGACTCTGGGGACTTGAccgaccttgacgaggctgTGGAATTGGCAAGAGAAGCAAAAGTCACGACACCCACAGATCATCTCAGCTGGCCAATGATGTTGAGCAGTCTTGGGCTTGTTCTGGGAAAGAGATTTAAGAAGACACAAGACATCTCTGATCTCAACGAGGCCATAGAGCTGGCTTTGCAAGCGGCCAGCTCTCTAGGCGAAGGGCATCCTAACCGAGCCGAGAATCTTTCGCTGGCTGCAGCACTCCTCAACGTGAAGTTCGGCGTGACAAGAGCCGAGAGTGATAGTCAGCAGGCTACATCGTTGCTTCAAGAAGCACTGCTCCAAGCTGAGGCACCTGTCGGAACTCGTATCAACGCTGGCTCAGATCTTGCTTTGCGATGCTTCGTAGATGAGAACTGGGAACAGGCTTACGAAGCGGCCAAGCTTACGACTAGCCTCATAAACCAGCAAGGACTCCGTTCGATTCCAAATTCAGACAAGCAGGAACTGCTGAAAAGGACGGGGGGCCTTTCATCTACTGCAGCGGCCTTGGCGCTTCACCATGGAGAAGATCCACTGACCGCACTGAGTCTTCTCGAAAAGGGGCGGGGCGTGATTGCCTTGTCTCTCGACGAGATAAACGCCGATGTCACCGATCTGGGAGAAAATTACCCCAATCTAGCTACAAGTTTTGTCCGGCTCCGAAGCCAACTGATGAAGGTTGAGACAAAGACCGAAGAGCGGGAAAGGTCTACATGGAGCGTTGAACGGAATCCACGCTACGAGGCAGGGAACAAGTTCGAGAAACTACTCCTTGAGATCCGCCAGCAGCCCGGGTTTGAGAACTTCTTGCTTGCTCCAGATGAGTCAGAGGTACGCTATGCGGCGAGACATGGCCCaattgccatcatcaatgcGACCGCTGTCCGGTGCGATGCGATCCTAGTTGAAACCCATCAAGTCCGGTCATTACCCTTGCCGCTTTTCAACTACAAAGATACGTTCGAGCATGTCAGGAATGATACCCTTAAGAGCTCCCAAGCTCTTGAGTGGCTATGGCACTGCATCGCGAGTCCAGTCCTAACCGCCCTGGGGTTTAACCAGCCCCCCTCGAACAATGCCTGGCCTCATGTTTGGTGGGTTACGACGGGACTGCTCACCAAGTTTCCCATCCACGCAGCTGGTCTTCACTCAAAATGTTCTTCTGAGACCGTCATTGACAGAGTCATCTCGTCCTATCACACTTCTGTCCAAGCGATTCTTCGCAACCGCAGGCGCCCCATCCCTACAGTTACATCACCTGAAGTGCTCCTAGTTGCGATGGGGCATACTCCTGGGGCCTCTAGATTGCCTTTCGCGTCTGAGGAGATCACCGCTGTTCGCGACGTGTGCAAGTCAATGTCACTCACCACGACAGAGCCAGGGCCTCGGAAGCAGGATATTCTATCATGCCTCCCCCAGTGCCGGCTATTTCACTTCGCTGGCCATGGTTGCGCTGACCTAAAAGATCCATTGCAGAGCTACCTTTGCCACAGCAAAGATAGAGCCGGTTCTATAACGGTTTCAAACCTAATGGACACGGACCTGAGAAGCAGCTTCCCGTTCCTTGCCTACCTGTCTGCTTGCAGCACCGGGCAAGTGCAGATTGAAGAACTGATGGATGAGAGTCTTCACCTGATCAGTGGTTTTCAGCTGGCAGGGTTCCGGCACGTCATTGGCACGCTATGGGAAGTACAGGATGAGCTTTGCGTAGACATGGCGAGGATCACATATGAGGGCATGTGGGAAAGAGGTATGACGGACGAGTCAGTCTCTTGGGGACTACACAAGGCTACGAGGGAGCTTCGAGACCGTTGGGTACGCGAGATGGAAGGAGAATCTAGATCTATCAGATCCTCTGGGGGAGAGTTGGGACGTGATGGAGTCAAGGCTCTTGAAGGAACTCAAGAGGATGAACACAATGACAGGTCCAGAGATATCTTGTCGTGCGACGAGGATGCCCCTTCTCCACATTGGGTCCCGTATGTTCATTACGGGGTTTGAGAGTCTTTCAGATCTGCAGGTATTAGAGTATCAAGTAGGTCTGATAGGATCTCTCAGTCATAAAAGACATTTCTTCCTTTATTCAGTCCCTAGCAGAGAAACCTCGTTAATCTAAATATAGATTCAAAAACCATCTCAGCTCGCATTAAACCCTGCAAACCCCAGCGTAGCATTCGATAGCGGAAAGCCAAAGCAACGGATTCCTAGGTTCTCAGGATCTTTAGTATGAGTCATTTCAATCGCCGACCTTCGCCTATAATTTCAGTCAAACCAGTATTACACTAGACCGAACTCGCCAAAGACGTGCACGAGGAAGGCATCTTCAGTCTTAGGCTTCGCCTCAACCATCTTGACCCACTATGGCGATCCCAATCCAATACTTCCCTCTAGGGGGAAGTCCCTGGGCGCCGTGGCAAGTTGAGCTAACGTCTCAGCGTCCAGCATAATGCAAGCAGCATAGCGCATGTCGCAATGGTCAATAAGCACACATCTAATTGTAAAAGCACTCCTCTCAGGAGTGGACAGCCCCTCGGCAAAGGAACCAATCTAAACAGCCAAACCGCGCTACGAGAACGCAGGGGTATCATAGGTAATCCTCCAAGGATGGGTTTCCTACTCAAATTACAGCATCCCCTACATTGCACTGAGTGGGAGAAACCAAGGCAAGGGGTTGAACACCTTAGTCGATCAGCTTGTCACTGCTGTACTTGGCCTTCCAATCTTCATTGATTCCCCGGTAATCCTCAGGTCCATACGGATCCCAAATCTCAGACCAGAAGCCGCCTTTGCGGTGAGGCTCCAGTCCAAGGTCACGCTGCAGCAGGTCAAGATACGGAACCGCGTCAAAGATGAAACAAGGGCTCCTGTTGCCCCAGTCGATAGGATAGCGCCATTTGCCGAAGCGGTTGTGTAGCACCGTCTCGTATCGCAGCTTCGACATCGACACCTCATCACCGACGGCGGCAGCAGGATCCTTTGCGAGTCGACCCAAGAAGTAGGCGCTAATCCAGAGGCCCTGCAGGTgggcggtgatgatgttgctgAAGTTGCTGACCACGCCGATGAAAGCGATGTCGCGAGTCCGAAGGAGGCGCTCAGACGGCGGCACTATGAAATGATAGAGCATGTACGGGGTCAGAGACTTGCATGGTGTCACCTCGTCACTACTGCTAATGCCTTTCTGGTCGGTCAGGGGAACGTAGTTCTTGTTCCAGACAGGCTGATGCTTGAGGCGTGGGAAGCGCCGCATaatctcgtcgtcggccttcTTAATGAGCGGATGCTGATTCGCGAGGTCCTCTTCTGGCGCTCCCTCCGCTGGCGCATGTGGCAGACcaagctccttctcgatTCCTTCGGGTAGAAACTTCATAGGCGGTGTGTGTTTCCAGCCGGTGTTGGCAAGAAGAGCGTCCGATTCAAACTCGGTGCCGTCTGATAGGTGGACCTTTCCTGGGCTGAGGTGATCAATCTCGCCAATGTGGATGTTGACCATGTCacccttgacgagctcgaggatgtcgGTATCATAgttgaggatgctgaagCTGGGGCCTGCGAACATAGCCCCAATCCAAGGCTTCAGCTTGGCCGTGTTCGGGTGCGAGTCGTACTTGTTGAGGGCCATGACatcgccgccgaggatgcTCCAGAAGCCGTTCACAATTGCTCGGCCCACGGCAGTGCCGTGTAAGAAGCTGCGAATACCTCTGTAGCCGTCAACCCCACCCCATATACAAGGGCTGAACCAAGTGAGGAACCGAATGTCTGCTCAATCCTGTCAGAAGCTGGGGCGGAGAGGGGAGACTGAGCAGCACATACTCGCCAGCTTCTCGATCCATTTCTTGAGCGGCGTCACATACGACGGTGACATCCAACAGGGGCCATGTCCAGATGCTAGTTGTTCGCGTCAGTTTCGATGAGTAATCAAGCACAACGCCAGGACATAAACATACACCGGATTACCCAGTTAACCTTGACACCAGCCGTGAGATACGCATAGACTGCATCCCAGGCGAACTTTGTCCCGCCAAACACTGTCACAGACTTGCCCGCTTGTATCGTGTCCTTGTTCTGCAAAAAATACTTGCTGTGGAATATCTTGCCGCCAAACACCTCTTGGCCATCAAAGTGCGGGAGAAAAGCCTCGGAAGTCAGGCCGGTCGCGATAATGAGCCGGCGCGCGTAGACTTTGGTTTCCTCTTTCTTGGAGCCGGCGACCGTCAACACCCACCCACCCTCGGCCGTGTCCTGATGCTCAGCCACAAGTACTTTTGTCTCAACGCGGATCAAGTCGTTGATCCCGAACTTGGCTGCGTAGGCCTTGAGGTAGGCGTTGATGACCCCGCCGGGGATGTGCTCGCCGGGCTTGATGCTGAACGTGGCGCTGTCCATGGGGAAGTCGGGGTATTCATAGGTTCCCAGGAGGTTGTTGCTCTTGAGGCCTGGGTACAGGCGATGGTCTGCCCATGTGCCACCGAGCGTGGCTTCTGATTCGAAGACCACCAGAGAGTCCTCTGGGCAAGTGCAGTGATACTGCTTTGCGGCGGCCAAGCCGTACCATCCTAACAGAGAGGTCCAAATTAACATCCCATACTGTACTCCGTAGGAGCCACTCAAACCAGCTACCTAGACGCGAAGGATACTAGGCCAGCGGCATGAGGATCAGCATTGGCGTTACTCACCCGCGCCAACGACGACACAGTCGAACCTGTCCATCGTATGTCACTTTTGGTCGTCAAGATGCGTGCATTGGTCCAATGCTTAGGGATGGCTTGGTGCTAGAGTTGTTAAGGAAAAGGTGGGGTAAATAAAGGCAATTAGAGAAGTAAGAAAAagggttttttaaaaagtaaaagttctaataattaaagactaagttttttttaggATAAAAGAAAAGGTTAATTTTATAGCATAGTATAGTGCTAATAGCACTATATTATACTATGTAAGCTTTATCCTTTAACCTGTACTGCTTttgttgatcttcttgagatAATTTCTTCCTTCCCTTTTCGGGCCACGGCGTGGCCTTCCTAATTGGGCCTAGTCCACCCGACGAACCGGAGATTCCATGCCTCATGATGTGCCTTGTGTACGAAGCAATCTGGTTTAAGGTGTTAGTATGattttcttttatatagAGATAAGATTGACTTACTATCCTGAACTCTAAAAACGCTCTTTTAATGTGCTTTACTTCCGTCCGAGAGCAGTAGGCCTCTCATTTGCCCACTGACGCGGGGTCGCTGAACTTCTAACACTGGTGATAGATGGGTTAGCTAAGATGACTTTGGTTTTGTATTAGAAATGGAACTCACTCTGGCTTTCAtgctgttgagcttggctcTACAATTCACCATGTGAGATGAGTGGCCCTTTGAGCTAAGTAGTGAGTATAGTTGTTCCTTTGGAGTCTCTCTTTGACTGCAGGCAGTAGAAGGTttaaaaaaaggccactgtattagcattgggatatggtgctatgatgtgttgaaaatgtgttctttattatagttgaagcccggccctcgatgggttaactgagccagaagatcgtgGCTTCGACGTCGCAACAGTAGGCAACAGTGCAACCTACCATAGCGAAGCCGTCACCATGGAACTCGCTTTTAAGATAGCACTGATGAGATAATAGCTCGGCACGCCTGGATTCAAACACACCAACTGGGTTTTCTAGTTATACTAAACAGCTTATATTCTAACCAGGCCCACACATAGCATATCATGCGCCTTGTGGCCATCCTCAGCCTTAAAACCTGATGGATTCATCTGTCTGCCAGTAGCCTGTCCTCTCCAGGCCTGCCTTTTGTGCCGCCTCAATCTGCGTACTGGTTGAATAAGTCTTATTAGTATTGCTGGAAAAAGCAAACTGAGTAACTAGGCGAACTGGTGAGTTGAAAAAGTCACCAAGGCCCCCATAACAGGGCCAAAATGGGGCAGAGTCCAGCCTGTACGTGTTCGAGTTTCCTGTGCGGATGAATGACGAAATGTAACTGCGGAATTCCGCCGCGATGGCACGCTTAAATCTCGTCATGCTGCTGAGAGGACTGTCTAGGTAGGAGTTCTCGGCTGAATGTTGCACTGGTGCCAGTGGGTAGAGTGATTTGCCATATTTAGTACCGACGGCTGTATATTTGTTAGTGATGCCTTGGTTAGTGTGAAACTTCAATAACTTACTGGGCGCGTTGAACCGATATGTCCAAACGTTTTGAGGCCCATGCTTAGCACTCATCCATCGACCTACTAGCCGTTCACTTCCAAAGATTCCGACCTCGCCAAAGAGGCCGAAGGCCATCAAGTATGCCCTGAAACTAttcaagaagaagttgtCCTGCGCAGTAGACCCATACGTGGCGTTGACCTTGTAAAATGTCGCGATCTTGTTGACATGCTCGTCGGTCAGGTTGGTGATCCTATTGGTGCTAGGATCGAGCCTTGTGGTATTTCTCGGAGTAGGGTTCCGTTGATGGGCATCTAAATAACCATCAAATCCTTCGTCGGACGTGGATCCGGCGATTGTTGGCACATTCGCGAGCTTTCCCTTCTTGAACAGTCGGGTCACAGAGTCAGCGTCACCCCGTCGATTGTAGGGTCAAAGCTTCCTTGGTAGCCAAACACCTGACCTTTGAAGATCCTACAAGACAGATATCAGTACTGACTGGCATCATATAATAATCTGGGCTTGTTTGGCCTACCCTTCTGTGCCCAACAcggttgagaagctccagaaggCATTGACAAGCTGAGCTTCGGAAAGATTTCAGAAGCATGACAATTGGTCTTCATCAGCCGTGCAGTTGACGTGGTTAAACAAGGCCTCGTTTCgcagcttgagctccttgataTTGAACATTGGCTCACGCTGAGCGGACCGGACGATGGCTTTCTGAAAAGTACCATTATGACACCCGTCATATAGAACCAAGTGCGCCAAGATAGCCCATCCTCCGCCTGATTGACCCATGATAGTGATGCCGTCGGGGTTCCCGCCAAAGGCAGCAATATTTTCCTTGACCCATCGCATAGCCATGCGTTGATCGAGAAGGCCCGCGTTAGCTGATGGTTG
This window encodes:
- a CDS encoding CHAT domain-containing protein; translation: MQESSTVADLEVEISKRMADVAMTLRDLYRYTKAGSDLNEAAEMARKAIRRTSHGSPHRPQVLRDLAMILDDQFSLAGTLTTFEEVIEVSRQVVQAAPKGHPARLQYLDELSQRLFDESIRHPERDDYKVECLEVTQTLIEETPEDDPERPHHLVHLALVLGNMYRQTRAIQNLEQGIDLMQQAFRKLPGRRSDYPRYLHISAKMLQDQYLHAKGTLSHTEALRVTREAVDAVPEDNPRRAMHLYYLGLMLKHMYYFMRQRSDLEEAIVVLQQAMAIPQDHDEEWVNQVTDLGNCLQTRFMLTNSVQDLGEALALARNAVECTPQDSAELGSIVCDLAARLEMRHEMTGSLPDLDESIEILRSFLQSTSGHTTSRGELLQALGNRIGSRYDLSGSMADLEESIKLSRQAIDETPSTNPRWIFCLSSLATGTYTRYLRTGAMADLDEAIEIMSTVAGRSQDAPDCRNFFAYNLGKYLQARYRRSRDSSDIERAIELARQLVQAPVHPLDHSQRQEYLEQLSGALSLRAEDSGDLTDLDEAVELAREAKVTTPTDHLSWPMMLSSLGLVLGKRFKKTQDISDLNEAIELALQAASSLGEGHPNRAENLSLAAALLNVKFGVTRAESDSQQATSLLQEALLQAEAPVGTRINAGSDLALRCFVDENWEQAYEAAKLTTSLINQQGLRSIPNSDKQELLKRTGGLSSTAAALALHHGEDPLTALSLLEKGRGVIALSLDEINADVTDLGENYPNLATSFVRLRSQLMKVETKTEERERSTWSVERNPRYEAGNKFEKLLLEIRQQPGFENFLLAPDESEVRYAARHGPIAIINATAVRCDAILVETHQVRSLPLPLFNYKDTFEHVRNDTLKSSQALEWLWHCIASPVLTALGFNQPPSNNAWPHVWWVTTGLLTKFPIHAAGLHSKCSSETVIDRVISSYHTSVQAILRNRRRPIPTVTSPEVLLVAMGHTPGASRLPFASEEITAVRDVCKSMSLTTTEPGPRKQDILSCLPQCRLFHFAGHGCADLKDPLQSYLCHSKDRAGSITVSNLMDTDLRSSFPFLAYLSACSTGQVQIEELMDESLHLISGFQLAGFRHVIGTLWEVQDELCVDMARITYEGMWERGMTDESVSWGLHKATRELRDRWVREMEGESRSIRSSGGELGRDGVKALEGTQEDEHNDRSRDILSCDEDAPSPHWVPYVHYGV
- a CDS encoding Carboxylic ester hydrolase, producing the protein MLPKFLAVHGLIVATFAIGDPARNPVVELGPAGTYMGVSENHGTVQSWKGISYAQPPLGDLRFMPPNPLPPQPTGVFSLAPYGVHNAYLGPGSLGTEDCLKLYVWKLTTAKKGDKLAVVVFVHGGGLIFGSAAQDDFGDWVSHDQNFIAVSLNYRLGILGFLNHPEQPSANAGLLDQRMAMRWVKENIAAFGGNPDGITIMGQSGGGWAILAHLVLYDGCHNGTFQKAIVRSAQREPMFNIKELKLRNEALFNHKGKLANVPTIAGSTSDEGFDGYLDAHQRNPTPRNTTRLDPSTNRITNLTDEHVNKIATFYKVNATYGSTAQDNFFLNSFRAYLMAFGLFGEVGIFGSERLVGRWMSAKHGPQNVWTYRFNAPTVGTKYGKSLYPLAPVQHSAENSYLDSPLSSMTRFKRAIAAEFRSYISSFIRTGNSNTYRLDSAPFWPCYGGLGDFFNSPVRLVTQFAFSSNTNKTYSTSTQIEAAQKAGLERTGYWQTDESIRF